The Salvelinus fontinalis isolate EN_2023a chromosome 31, ASM2944872v1, whole genome shotgun sequence genome has a window encoding:
- the LOC129829968 gene encoding twist-related protein 2-like, whose translation MREDPSSCGEYPEGGVVSSEEEPDCAPNKCPVVVVTPGAGGRKRVTRKDNISSPTEDNKSTTGVPPSLIPSGPKRPKKSPQPSLSPLPIPGQPLEDPQHQRVVANVRERQRTQSLNDAFASLRKIIPTLPSDKLSKIQILKLASRYIDFLYQVLQSDEMDAKLASCNYLAHERLSYAFSVWRMEGAWSMSATH comes from the coding sequence ATGAGAGAGGATCCGTCAAGCTGTGGTGAATACCCAGAGGGAGGGGTGGTGTCCAGCGAGGAGGAGCCAGACTGCGCTCCAAACAAATGCCCTGTGGTGGTGGTAACACCAGGGGCTGGCGGGCGCAAAAGGGTCACCAGGAAAGACAACATTTCATCGCCAACAGAGGACAACAAGTCAACAACAGGAGTGCCCCCCAGTCTGATCCCATCAGGACCCAAGAGGCCTAAGAAGAGTCCCCagccctccctgtctcctctccccatcccaggCCAGCCCCTGGAGGACCCTCAGCACCAGCGGGTGGTCGCCAATGTACGGGAGCGCCAACGGACGCAGTCCCTGAACGACGCCTTTGCCTCGCTTCGTAAGATAATCCCCACGCTGCCGTCAGACAAGCTGAGCAAGATCCAGATCCTGAAACTGGCCTCGCGCTACATTGACTTCCTCTACCAAGTCCTGCAGAGTGATGAGATGGACGCCAAGCTGGCCAGCTGTAACTACCTAGCCCACGAGAGACTCAGCTATGCATTCTCAgtgtggaggatggagggggccTGGTCCATGTCCGCTACCCACTAG